The genomic interval CCGTAAAAAAGTTAACAGAATTGTGGTAAATTGACTATTTTGCCcttgaaactcaaaatgaggtaaaaagataaatttattctaaaaattaatataaatttttaatacacaatttttttatttttttagtaataatatatttttttaattaaaaaatatgaattattaatgatacatattattaacaattatccgtaaaaaatattcatattataccataaaaaattattaacaacatattatttacaattatatatattataccataaaaaattccagttggagcttggatgagtagatcttcaaaaatttaggttaaattttggaggagtagattcAGTTGTAAAGTAGCTTTTTTTTAGCagttattaacaattatccgataaataggatgacatgtcatttttatcaatatatatcatatgacatgtcatttttatcaatatatatcatatgacatgtcatttttatcaatgtatatcatatgacatctcatttttatcaatatatatcatatgacatgttattttttactaTGTAAATGGGATGCTACGTCGTTTTTTTACAAAGACTAGATTACCTTTATGATGTCAGCGCTTGCAATCGACAGTTAACGGATTAGTGGACGATAGAAGTGTTTtatcaacttagggtatacgagtgatatacTTGAAAAATGTTATAACACGTTTGATATATGTGTTATTTAAGGAtatatgactgataatttTCCATATGGATTTGAAAACTGCAACATAGCTAATGACTTAATATAACTTGATGTAACTGAACTACCGTAACTTGATGTTTTCAAACTAATAAcgttattttcattaaaagaaaaaactaaatgATCGGAATTGACAAGATATTAaatgttataaattataattaaaaaatcacaaCCTCTTATTTTATAGTGGACGACAACATCTTGCCTCGGCAAATTGATTGAttcatattaataaattttaacaagtCATCGTGGTTCTATATTCTCGCAATATATTCAATGTTATAATAGACTTTTATGTTGAATAAGATTCACAATTTGAATCTACATTCTCCCAAACATTTGTGTAATCACCCTCTGTTAATAGAATAAATTACaacaaagacaatattactaAAACGAATGACATActatatttgattaattgatttcaatttacaaaacaatgttgaattatttttctaatgtcAATTTGTATGtcaaactcatttttttttcttttaacaatttaatgTTAGCAATTAcataagttattaaaattttagaaagatctaagtgataaaaaaaaaatcaaagaaaaatggtCATTGTCCCCCTCCATATAAATTTACGTTTTCtcgagaaaagaaaatatatgtttcattCTTGATATATCTCATATTactcaataattaataattctccGTAGAAAATTAATCCTTCTTTGATGTCTTAAAACCATCAGCGACTTTCATTAAGCGTGATCAACCAATCAAAACAATCAGATCGACCGAGCTCAGGAAATTTAATGATTGAACAACcccatgtgatttattttttaatgattatttttaatttttagtgatTACGTGTGATTTTGTATGCCAATAACATTACTCTTAGTACTTTGTTTCAGCCAACCCCACGCAAAATTTAAGTTGGTTTTTGGATTCTCGCGGGGTAACAATCTTTGaacaagttctttttttttttaataatatttatttgcatGTTAAGAATcgtatttacttaaaatatataagtaataaaacaaaatcctaagaaaaataaaaatactctcgaaataagttttgtttttgagAGAATAAAACAAGTATACAGGAGTATTGATACTTGAATCGAAATATTTGATATaatgatgataaaataattataaatttataatattataatgttaagtgaaaaattaatgcTGCACaatttatggttatttttattaccatTGTATCACCATTAAGATTCTTTATCATATTTCTTAACGTAGATGTCTTCTAACAATATTTGGATTCTTTTTCACTTAACGACTAATAATTCTCTGGAGAAAATTGTTACTTGAATTTGTCAAAACAATTGATAAATTTACGTGGGACCCCGGACAAGGAATTGATCGATCCATTTGTGAGATGTAGGGTAGGATTCATTGATGGGTTGGTTTTATTGTTGTTACGGTTGGAAGAGTAAAATGTTTGGACAATGCACGAAAACTTCATTGACTGATTCTTCATGACTGAGTAGAACAAATGCATTTATTGGGTTTGAGTGTTTGACGGTGCGCTTATTTTGATGCTCTCTGAAGGCACTGATTGGAAGTGagttttgttgtattttttaattataattattatgaaataaaaattatatttatgaaataaaaattaacaatatataataaatataatttttaaataataatttaacaagaataattaataaattataattttttattatataaatgtaaaattaaattaacttcacttttaatttatagttgTCAATTTTTACTAAATGCTTTAATAttgaatcttttaaaattttaattagaagAGTCACGGCCACATGACTAACACTTATGAAGAGAATTGTAAAACCTCAGCACAACTCTCTTCAAGAGAGTTGGCCTGACTGATTAGCTCTcgtaacttttaaactataacTAATGAATACCGAACAATATTTAATACGGcattttaagaattttcaaAGTAAACTATAGCAGCTGAACTCCTCTATCATTAGAAAATCCAAATTAATTCCTAATGATCTTTCCTATAAAGCGAACTGGCTAGCTACCTAGGAAATAATTATGGGATTCCTCAAAATGCCTTTCCGACTTATTATGCTGGTGGTGCTAGTGCAGCTGCTACTACTAGCAATGAGCTGCCACCGCGGTACTTCTAGAGCAAGTACTGCATCTGCTGCTCATGCTCAAGCCAAGCCTGGCTGCCTCAATCGTTGTGGAGACGTCGAGATCCCGTATCCATTCGGTACAGAGCCTGGTTGTTTCCTGAACGAAGACTTTCGCATCACTTGTAACGACACTCATTTCAACCCACCCAAACCATTCTTATGGGATTCAAATATCGACGTTGTCAACATATCCATCGACGGCCACTTGAATGTCATGCAATACATTGCCAGTGACTGCTATGACCGTAAGGGCAATTCGGAACCCAGCTACGATGCTACTATCTCTCTGTCCGACTTCACCGTCTCTGACACGGGAAACAATCTTGTAGTCATTGGCTGTGACAGTTACGCTATCGTAAGTGGTTTCTTGGGTGAGGACAGCTACGAATCCGGCTGCAGGAGCACGTGCGACAGCCTTGACTATGTCACCAACGGATCCTGCGTCGGCATTGGATGTTGCCAGATTGAGATTCCTGGAGGGCTGAAAGAACTCGACGTGGAGGCACTCAGCTATAACAATCACACAAATGTGTCATCATTCAATCCATGCACTTATGCGTTTGTTGTTGATCAAAGCGAGTTCCATTTCACCTCCAATTATCTTGCCTTGGGGGGCATACCAGACCAGTTTCCTATGGTGCTTCATTGGGAAATAACCACAAATAAAACatgtgaagaagaaaaaatatgtgGACTCAATGCATCCTGCGATGAACCCAAGGATAACAACAATACTTCTTCCGGCTATCATTGCAAATGCAACAAAGGTTGCGAAGGCAATCCATACCTCTCTGATGGTTGCCAAGgtataaataaatctttaatCATTCTCACACGTGGAtgttcattttctaatttttaaaatatatatttttttaaatcgtTTAATTGTAGATGTTAATGAGTGCAATGATCCAAAACTTCATGACTGCAAAGAAATATGCGTAAACACAGAAGGAAGTTATACATGTCACTGCCCCAAGGGGTTTCATGGGGATGGGAGAAAATATGGAGGAGGTTGTACACCCAATCAACATACTGTGATTAAGGTCACTCTAGGTAAGTGGTACACGAACtttctaatatatatttattgcaTCTTTGAGAACCTTTTGACATAATTTGCTGccctttaatattttttattaattttttttctaatagatATGGGAGAAAATCCAACTGTGGTTAATGATTATGTTTCAAgaggataaaaatatttaaaccaaaaaaaattatttattgtttctttttcatatacATTGAATAATgtcttaaaagaataatatattttaaagtaaacgAAACAAAAATCTGGTGTTAATAATTGGGTGTTTCTAACACACCTCTCAGGTTTGTTGAAGTCACACAGAATTCAAAAGCCATATGattgtaattaaatatttatttattttatggtaGGAGTAGGTAAAATCTTTTGTAATTAAGCATGTATAGATGTGTTGAATAGTTTCAAGGTGTAGTGTGGGTGGTGGCACCAATATTGATCCCCGAGAGTGGGCCGGGTTTGACCAGATAAATTCCTATTATTGAAACTTGGATGATCCAAATTTATGTCATTCTTTCATAGTTAAGGCCtggttgtaatttttaaaattgtacttttcacccaaatttattttaagcttACATTCTAAACTCTTTAAATTGCCGTTTTGACCATATGTTGACTTAGTCTTACAGTTAGgtccaataaaaaaatccgGGTTCAAGTTTAATACTAGCGGTTAAAATTTTgtccttaaatattaaattttgtattttaattttgagaaatttaattacttatcCCTCCAAGATTGGTGTGAGGGGGAATTAATCAAGATTGGTCTATCCTAGCTTTAAACCTGTGCTCTAGAATTATATACATAATTGTTTGCCTAAGTGCATGATTAAGCAGCCAAACACAAGCCtaaagttataaaataatgatggaTAAGAGGTTTATTAATTGACGTTGTATATTATACTCTTAAATATAGTTTCTCCAGCTCATTAtctctttgaatttgaatgttttaatttacatttagGGGTTGGCATAAGCTTTGTAGTTGCAGTTATGAGCATCTCTTGGCTTCACTTTCTGtggaagagaagaaagcacaTGAAActcaaagaaaaattctttGAGCAAAATGGTGGAAGTATTCTACAACAGGAGCTCTCCAAATTGCAAGGTCGATCTTctgaaaaagcaaaaattttCACTGAAGAAGAAATCAAGACGGTGACAAACAACTATGCCAACGTGATTGGTCGCGGAGGCTCTGGCTTGGTATACAAAGGATTTTTACCAAACAAAACTCCAGTTGCCGTAAAGAAGTCCAAAATCGTTGatcaaacaaaaattgatgaaTTCATCAATGAACTGGTTGTGGTCTCGCAGATCAACCGCAAGAATGTGGTAAGGTTATTGGGTTGTTGTTTGGAGACACAAGTGCCTTTACTAGTTTACGAATTTGTCGGAAATGGCACCCTCTTTGAGCATATTCATAAGCAGGGGAACCTTTCCTGGGAAAGGCGTTTGAGGATTGCAGCAGAAACTGCAGGAGTGCTTTCGTATTTGCATTCTGAAACTAATGTTCCAATAATTCACAGAGACGTCAAATCTGCTAACATACTCTTGGATGAAAATTACACCCCAAAGGTTTCTGATTTTGGTGCTTCAAAATTGGTTCCAATTGATGCAATTCAAAATTACACAGTGGTGCAAGGAACTCTTGGGTATATAGATCCTGAGTACTTGCAGACTTGCAAGTTGACAGACAAAAGTGATGTCTACAGCTTTGGGGTTGTTCTTGTGGAGCTGCTGACAGGAAAGATGGCGCTTTTGTCAGATAAGCCTGAGGAGGAGAGGAGTCTGGCtatgaattttctttcttcattgaAACAGAATCGTTTGCTTGAGATTCTTGATAATCGTATTGTAAACGATGGCAATAAGCAGCAGCTCAAGGTAGTGGCCCAGCTAGCGGCCAGGTGCATAAGTGTAAGAGGTGAGGAAAGGCCTACAATGAAGGAAGTAGCATTCGAATTACAAGGACGACTGAGCCTGATGTCGAACGGCCAGTACTACTTGCGGGATAATGGTGAATCCAATGGTTCCCAAGAGACCGAATACTTTACTTGTACTTTTTATGAATGTCGAGATGGTATTGGTAGCCATACAACTCCGACAGATGGATACGACAGTATGTAGCAACCCGAACTGATGGCGTTTGATGATGGGAGATGATGGGTGCTGCAGGCTGTGTTTGTGTCACCTGTGTCTTTGGTTACCCTGCTGTGTCTGTAAGGATTTAATGACGTAAATATGTAGTACTTGGAAAAATCGACCTATGGTGCTCTCAGAGacattatattgtattacattattaactatgtaatataataatgttatatGTTATTTGATGCTATATTatactgttttaatttttaattatactatatttaGTGCTGCACTGcgttgtattaatttttttcatgattattttaaattatatatttagaaaacaatatttatttaatatttagaaatatactaaatataaaagttttaaatttaaaagcttttacattatttttaataaaaattaaaaaattaaaatttaaaattaacaaaattcttaaaattttcgACTGCATAACAGATTCATTATGactataattatttcattttcaacttTTATCAACAAGATTTgcaaacatttattttttgtgtgtaATTTTGTTCGCATACTTGTTTTGTACCATGAGAATTGACTATagagaattaaaagaagaGAGAGGAAGAACCATTTTGGATATTGTGATTGATCGAATAAATTCAGTCAATTACCGAGTGAAagaggaattttttttgtgataaTAACTAGCAAATAGGTTAAATTTACAAAGAAGTTGACACAACTCAAAGCTCAAAGATTTGCTGCACAACATCAAAGATCTGATACAAAAATCCCATTTCAAACCACAATTTATAGTGTTTCCAGCAAAGTCTCTAATAACTCTTGCATGCGGTTATATAACAGAAGGGCAAAACTGATTCAGAGAGACTTGTATTCGTTTCTCACGAGAACATAAGTTGCCGGTCATGGATTTTGGTAGTCTCCTCCTCCAATGCAATGAACCCCTACAAAGCGTCTTGATTTTAATTCACAAGCTGCATAAAACCATTGAAACTTTAGTCGACATCCATAAAATGAAAGCCAACAGAAAATGTTCAAGACTGACCAGAAAATTAGTGTGgggattaaaatatttgaagcaGTTTATCCACTATAATTTTCTGCTGCACCGCACTTAAAGATTCTGAGTTCACATTTGCATTACTAACAACAACCACCATGGACTTCTAAGCCTGATGCTGACCGGCCAGTACTACTTTCGGGATAATGTTGAATCCAATCGTGTCCAAGCGACCGAATACTTTACTTCCACTTATGATGAATGTGGAGATGGTATTGGTAGCCATACAACTCCAACTGACGGATATGACAGAATCAAGCAACTCGAACTGATGCCATTTGATGATGGGAGATGATTGGTACTGCAAGCATTGTTTGTGTGACCTGCATTTCTCTTAGAAGTTAAGCTGTTGTGTTGTTAAGGAATACAGATTACGTAACATGAATACGTACTACTTGCacggtaaaaaaaaaaaaactgtctCTATGTATAAGTGttctttgtgattttttttatttaattagcttgTAACATGCAGGTCAGAACATTATTTTCATACATCGATGTACTTATAGCGAGGCCAAGTGCTAATTTAAAAGGATGCGGTGTCTGGAAGCATAGCTTTTgttattagttaaaaaatgaaggtGTTTGATGGTTCTGTCATACTGTTCGACGAAATGCCTCAAAGAAGTATTTTTGGCGGCAACCATTTCGTTTGAACTCTACAATGCTTCAAGAGCTTGTTTAATTGCCGCCATAATCTCTCCATCAGCATTCTTGATTATAGGCCCCAAGCCAGCAATCTTTTTCAATGAATCCGTGGCTGTATCTTTAGCCAATTTTCAGGGGTGGATTCCACTGGCCACATTGATGAAAAACTTCCATTCTGTAGAAGTCATCTCACGGTATTCGAGTTCTTTTTTGCTTATCCAACAACTCATACTTCTTTGGAGAAAATTGATTATCCAAACAAACGTAccattctttttcatttaccaactcaaattaaaagaatCCTTTTGGATTTAAACCATTTACGTCATGCTTCAATTTGTACCGTGtccaataaaataacttaattaaaaaaaaatatagataaacaaaattaaaaaaaaatgaaattagagTGGGAAGTATATCAATAATTTACGCCATCATTTTGACccttatatttttagattttatattatgaGCACTGGCGGCGCCACATTGGAGTGCCCCCCCttgactttttaaaatttacaaatttagttaggtatttgtttcattttgaatttaatttactaaGAAAGTCcctgttaaaattaaaaaaaataatatattaagtatttatttttatacttccAACCCACAAAGAAACACTGTATTTTGAAGTTTCTCCGGCCCTAACTCTcatcacacaaaaaaaaagaaactatttCACGTCATTGAGTTTATtccaatgatttttctttaatgagtCTTATAGCACTTAAAATTCAACTTAATATTTACATTATAGAAGTGAGTtctgataacaaatttttgaaatttgaaaggaatTGATAAGctaacaagaaaaatagttgatactaaaaaggataaattatattcattaattcatttattgtttttactAGTTCTCATCACTATAGTCAAAAAAGCATTTTTGGCTatgaattttgtgaaaaatcatctatgaAATCATATAAGAGATCAATGATTGAGTGATATTAttgttgtatatataaaaaaagatttattttgtattcttgATGATAAGGttgttctttaattttttttaacatatgaaAACAAGTCGAGGTCAGTTATAAAtgtattgaattaaatatattaatgaatttttt from Citrus sinensis cultivar Valencia sweet orange chromosome 9, DVS_A1.0, whole genome shotgun sequence carries:
- the LOC102607632 gene encoding wall-associated receptor kinase 2-like isoform X2, with product MGFLKMPFRLIMLVVLVQLLLLAMSCHRGTSRASTASAAHAQAKPGCLNRCGDVEIPYPFGTEPGCFLNEDFRITCNDTHFNPPKPFLWDSNIDVVNISIDGHLNVMQYIASDCYDRKGNSEPSYDATISLSDFTVSDTGNNLVVIGCDSYAIVSGFLGEDSYESGCRSTCDSLDYVTNGSCVGIGCCQIEIPGGLKELDVEALSYNNHTNVSSFNPCTYAFVVDQSEFHFTSNYLALGGIPDQFPMVLHWEITTNKTCEEEKICGLNASCDEPKDNNNTSSGYHCKCNKGCEGNPYLSDGCQDVNECNDPKLHDCKEICVNTEGSYTCHCPKGFHGDGRKYGGGCTPNQHTVIKVTLGVGISFVVAVMSISWLHFLWKRRKHMKLKEKFFEQNGGSILQQELSKLQGRSSEKAKIFTEEEIKTVTNNYANVIGRGGSGLVYKGFLPNKTPVAVKKSKIVDQTKIDEFINELVVVSQINRKNVVRLLGCCLETQVPLLVYEFVGNGTLFEHIHKKGNLSWERRLRITAETAGVLSYLHSETNVPIIHRDVKSANILLDENCTPKVSDFGASKLVPIDAIQNCTVVQGTLGYLDPEYLQTCKLTDKSDVYSFGVVLVELLTGKMALLSDKPEEERSLAMNFLSSLKQNRLLEILDNRIVNDGNKQQLKEVAKLAARCISVRGEERPTMKEVSLELQGRLSLMSNGQYYLRDNVESNGVQETEYFTSTFYECRNGIGSHTTPTDGYDSVQQLELMAFDYER